The following proteins are co-located in the Echinicola sp. 20G genome:
- a CDS encoding endonuclease/exonuclease/phosphatase family protein, whose amino-acid sequence MNRFKGRFGLLFNTWIGIILLLFQMPLQAQHIKVMSYNIHHGADRNEVLTYREIGRFIKSSGVDIVGLQEVDSICNRSGNSDQMKVLAEITGKKSVFGRHFAFDGGAYGLGILSKYPLEDIRNDRITSIRANGEKASLALLSAKVLLPGGKAVRFATVHFALDQATRLVQAKEVIEYLGEDIPVILTGDLNAEPETKEIGLLNQYFELSQGNDAYTFPEKDPVKKIDYILVSKGKVSKTMKSVVVTGNTLSDHLPIISEIILD is encoded by the coding sequence ATGAACAGATTTAAAGGAAGGTTTGGGCTGTTATTTAATACTTGGATTGGTATTATTCTCTTACTTTTTCAAATGCCATTGCAAGCCCAGCACATCAAGGTGATGAGTTATAACATTCATCATGGGGCAGACAGAAATGAGGTTTTGACCTATAGGGAAATAGGTAGGTTTATTAAGTCAAGTGGGGTGGATATCGTCGGTTTACAGGAGGTGGACAGCATTTGTAATCGCTCCGGAAACAGTGACCAGATGAAAGTGCTTGCTGAAATTACAGGGAAAAAGTCAGTTTTTGGGAGGCATTTCGCTTTCGATGGTGGCGCCTATGGCTTGGGCATATTATCCAAATATCCACTTGAAGATATTAGAAATGATAGGATTACCAGTATCAGAGCTAATGGAGAAAAAGCCTCTTTGGCTTTGCTTTCTGCAAAAGTCCTACTTCCAGGCGGTAAGGCCGTTCGGTTTGCAACTGTGCATTTTGCACTTGATCAAGCTACGCGACTGGTTCAGGCCAAAGAAGTAATTGAATACTTGGGAGAGGATATTCCTGTTATACTGACAGGAGATTTAAATGCAGAACCAGAAACAAAGGAGATTGGTCTACTGAATCAGTATTTTGAACTTTCACAAGGGAATGATGCATATACCTTTCCAGAGAAAGACCCCGTGAAGAAGATAGACTATATATTGGTAAGTAAGGGTAAGGTTTCCAAAACAATGAAGAGTGTAGTGGTTACTGGAAATACTCTGTCCGATCACCTGCCAATTATTTCGGAGATTATCCTTGATTAA
- a CDS encoding phage tail protein, with amino-acid sequence MEELIGVIKIFAGNFAPRGYMLCEGQLLPIAQYSALFSILGTTYGGDGRTTFALPDLRGRAPIGTGYGPGLSDRRLGAKGGSETTTLNVTNIPSHNHSVISHVKASSQNATEQVPGTNGANTLAAPMAGGRAAQGYNNQSPDVDLNVSGGTPPLTSNTGGNIPFNNMQPFLAINYIICVQGIFPSRS; translated from the coding sequence ATGGAAGAACTAATAGGAGTAATCAAAATTTTTGCAGGGAATTTTGCCCCAAGAGGCTATATGTTGTGTGAAGGCCAATTATTGCCCATAGCTCAATATAGTGCCTTGTTTTCTATTTTAGGAACAACTTATGGAGGCGATGGTAGGACCACTTTTGCATTACCCGATTTAAGAGGAAGAGCGCCAATAGGAACAGGATATGGGCCAGGACTTTCCGATAGAAGGTTAGGCGCAAAAGGCGGGTCAGAGACCACTACATTGAATGTGACCAACATTCCTTCTCACAACCATAGCGTGATTTCCCATGTAAAAGCCAGTAGTCAAAATGCAACTGAACAAGTGCCTGGTACCAATGGAGCAAACACCTTGGCTGCACCAATGGCAGGCGGAAGGGCTGCCCAAGGTTATAATAACCAGTCCCCTGATGTTGATTTAAATGTGTCTGGTGGTACTCCGCCATTGACAAGCAATACGGGAGGGAACATTCCCTTCAATAACATGCAGCCTTTTTTGGCCATTAATTACATCATATGTGTTCAAGGTATTTTTCCTTCTAGAAGCTAA